The DNA region tGTAGATCCAAGctttccagatcatgtgtacagatTGAAAAAGGCTCTGTATGGCTTAAAACAAGCacctagagcatggtatgaaagaTTAACAGAATTTCTGATCATGAGTACAGATTGAAAAAGGCTCTGTATGGCTTAAAACAAGCacctagagcatggtatgaaagaTTAACAGAATTTCTGATCAACAATGGTTATGACAAAGGTGACATTGACAAGACCTTGTTTGTTAAGAAAAATGGCAGTGAACTTATGGTAGCTCAAATTTCTGTTGATGACATTGTGTTTGGTGGCATGTCGAACCAGATGGTGGAACAATTTGttgaacaaatgaaatctgagtttgaaatgagtctTGTAGGGGAATTAActtactttctgggacttcaggtAAAACAGATGGAAGATACCCTATTCATCACACAAAGTAAGTATGCTAAGGGGATTGTTAAGAAGTTTGGTCTTGAGAATACTAGTCACAAAAGAACACCTGCTGCAACTCATATCAAGCTCACAAAGGATGAGAAAGGTACTGATGTGGATCCTAGTTTATATAGAAGTATGATTGGAAGTCTTTTGTATCTCACTGCCAGCAGACCAGATATTACTTTTGCGGTTGGAGTTTGTGCTAGGTATCAAGCAGAACCAAAGACTAGTCATCTCATTCAAGTGAAAAGGATCATTAAGTATATCAGTGGTACAAGTGATTATGGCATTCTGTACTCTCACAACACTAATTCAGTGCtaacaggttactgtgatgcagattgggctggAAGggctgatgatagaaagagcacatcaGGTGGATGCTTTTTCTTGGAAACAATCTAATCtcttggttcagtaaaaagcaaAATTGTGTGTCTCTCTCTACggcagaagctgaatatatagctgctggaagtaGTTGCACTCAGttgatgtggatgaaacaaATGTTAAAGGAGTATAATGTGCAGcaagatgttatgacattgtTTTGTGACAATCTAAGTGCTATCAACATAACCAAAAATCCAATTCAGCACAGCAGAACAAAACATATTGATATTCGTCATCATTTCATCAGGGAGTTAGTTGAAGATGGTACtgttactttggaacatgtcTCAACTGAAAAGCAGTTagcagatatttttaccaaaGCTCTGGATGCCACACAGTTTGAAAAATTGAGACAGTTATTGGGTATCTGCCTATTTGAGGAATTATCGCAATTAAAGGGATTTTGGTGTGCCAACGGCTATTTTGTCATTACTTTTGAGGCACGCTTAATCAGGAATTTCCATTGTTTCTTGATAATCTCTCCTGCAACCTCCACTGCACAACTTCAAATCTCTGAAACTCACTCTAAAACCGTCCATCCTTTTCTTGAAGACCCGTGTTTCCTTCTTTGTGTCCTCTTCACCATGAGTCAAGATTCTAGCAAGAAACTCACTCCTGAGATGAATGCTTACGGGGTAAAGGTAATGGGTTTGAAATCCAAAACCCCAAAATCTTCAAGGGTTTCAAAatcctctcctcatacctctgaAATCGCAATTGCTCAAGGTATTCCTCAACCATCGTCTGATCCgtgcaagaagaaagggaaaaaggcaCGATCCAAGTCAGATGCGTCCAAagcaaagaagaagatggtaaCGAGAAGCTCAGCGGCTACCCAGGGAGTGAATTCCGAGGCTGAAATCAACCCAAGTACAGGTGATGATGTTGCTGATCCTCGTATCACTGAAGTGTTGGAAACTCCTCTCAAGGAAGTTTTACATGCAGATGTAGATCCAATTGTTCCATCACCAAGCAACAATCAATCAAGCCACGATGTTGATACTGATTGCAACAAGGATTCTGATCATCTTGAGGAAGAGGTAATGGTTCCCAACTCTACTCCCTCCGTTGATAAAGATATGCATGTCGAGGATGTTCAGGATGTCATTGAAAACTCAGAATCTGATGAGGTGTTGATCAACACCCTTGGTGCTTCTGCTTCTGTTGCTTCAAAGAGGCGGAAGATGACTGTTGTTCGTAAGTACTCTACGCGGTCCTATGGCAAGAAgttaggtttgggtttgagtgagAACAAGAAGCGCAAGAAGGTCATTATTCTTGATGATGATACTCCTGTTGTACAGAATGTCAAGAGAAAGGTTCACAAAGATAATGCTACTCCTGTTGTTGATGAGACTCCAACTGTGGAGTTGGATAAGTCA from Lotus japonicus ecotype B-129 chromosome 2, LjGifu_v1.2 includes:
- the LOC130736522 gene encoding uncharacterized protein LOC130736522 produces the protein MLKEYNVQQDVMTLFCDNLSAINITKNPIQHSRTKHIDIRHHFIRELVEDGTVTLEHVSTEKQLADIFTKALDATQFEKLRQLLGICLFEELSQLKGFWCANGYFVITFEARLIRNFHCFLIISPATSTAQLQISETHSKTVHPFLEDPCFLLCVLFTMSQDSSKKLTPEMNAYGVKVMGLKSKTPKSSRVSKSSPHTSEIAIAQGIPQPSSDPCKKKGKKARSKSDASKAKKKMVTRSSAATQGVNSEAEINPSTGDDVADPRITEVLETPLKEVLHADVDPIVPSPSNNQSSHDVDTDCNKDSDHLEEEVMVPNSTPSVDKDMHVEDVQDVIENSESDEVLINTLGASASVASKRRKMTVVRKYSTRSYGKKLGLGLSENKKRKKVIILDDDTPVVQNVKRKVHKDNATPVVDETPTVELDKSDTGSAARKRKIGKRIPENVPAAPLDNISFHSEESVGKWKYVYQRRIAQERELTGEILHCQEIMELIEAAGLLKTVTEIGGCYDKLVREFIVNVTTNCTVSGHPDFRKVFVRGRCVHFSPEIINQYLGRSAIDTGNAELSLSAITTELTAGQVMVWHVKGLLSSTHLSVKYAILNRIGAANWAPTTHSSDVSSGLEKLIYLIGTKAQFDFGEYVFAQTMKHAETFAIKLPIGFPCLLCGIILSQHPQILLVDEVPSKKASLLTIDYRLLAGAHVSDVAGLAEMTQGEGASSQKTPETPIVALIVVFKMLQDTITSCTLRKKNVDTLILQLTKGKRPLEDNAAANDQDDAGTFDDDTTSD